A stretch of DNA from Candidatus Zixiibacteriota bacterium:
CTCCGATAAACATCGGCACTTCATCTTTTATTTTGTTAAATATTTATAGATAAGATTTCAGTAATTGATTTTAATTTGATGATTACCCATTTACGTTATTCCCCTGCCGCCGCGAGGGAATCCAGGAAGCTGTATGTTAAACCAAAGGTGGATAACAAGAATACCGTGCCCCGTGTCCGCAGACAGGCGGGCGCCGGCAGGCAGGAGGTGTCGGCATGACCAATCTCTGGATTCCCAATCAAGTTGGGAATGACGCGGGCAGTGTGGGAATGACATCATTATAGCATCCGCCTAAGGCGGACAAAAGGCCGGACAGTAGTGAATTTATTTGTGTTCTACTGCAAAATCCGGGTTTAACCCCTGAAGGGGACATATCCACGCTTGGCAGATAAAAGACTTGTGCAATAAATTTTTCAAGGAGCATGTTTTTATAAGATTCAATATTGTTTGAAAAATCCAATTTGGCTATCTGAATAAATAAACCTATCTGGGAGCTTTTCCATTACCATTTAAGTAGTTTTCCAGATAGTGAAGGTCATCTAAATCTATTACGCTATTGCCATCACAATCGGCGCGCAATTCCGGCCAGGGCAACTTTATTTTCTTCTCAAAATATGTTTTTAAAGCTTTCAAATCAGAATCATCAATTTTAAAATCGTTATTGATATCTCCGGGGAAAAGGAAATATACTTGGCTGAAGATAGTCTCAAGCTGAAAAGTATAGATACCCAATGTATCGCTCAAATTGATTCCCTTATTAGGAATATCATAACCCTCGATTAAAACATCATATGTATGTCCCTTTAGCGAATCATCAGCGGCAGTATGAACATAAAACTCGGCAATCAGGCATGGTTTTTCACAATTAAGCGGCAAATTTGGTTTCCGGTTCAGGTTTGAAAATCCAAGAATGCCCTGACTTGTGTAACCCTCTTTATTCTGATGCGGTGAAGCATCCTTAATCTCTGCCATATCCCAGCCTTTTTGAAACCCCTCAGGCGGTTCATCGTTGACAAACGGCTTATACAGCGTTCCTCCGAGACGTTTCGTAATGAACGCATCTGCCGTTGACAAAGGAATATGAACGGCGGCGGCGCAAACATCGGGATTAGTTTGAATCCAAACAGGGATCGATTCATCGCTGTCAACCCTGAAAATTAAGGGGCTTTCATCCATATTGCCAAACCATATTGTGCCATCAGCTCCCGATGAAGCGCTTGTTGTTGTTAGAGCAGCTGCAATAATCAATAAATATATTTTTCTCATCCTTTATCCTTTCAGCATTTAGTTTAATGCCTTAAGTTTAATTAAATACCTTATAAAGCGCAACAGATAATATTGAAGGAGTTTTTCCATAGCGCGCGCTTTTATAAAATATTATATTTCTTTCCCGCCAAGCATAATACCTATCGGTTTTAAGATATCGATGTTATCGCATATCACTTTAGCGGCGGCGGTAATCGGCACCGCCAGTATTACGCCAATGAAGCCCCAGAGGTAGCCCCATATTATAGAGGAGATTAAAACCGACAGAGGACTAAGATCTACAGAATCTGAGGTTAGCTTTGGCGTAATTAGATTTGATTCGAGTATCTGAACTATTACAAATAACAAAGCGGGAGCTATCATTGCTCCTATTGAGCCTTGAGTAATCCCGGCTATTGCTATGGGAGGTATAGCGCCTATTATTGCGCCTACATAAGGAATCAGGTTAAGCACTCCGGCTAATGGTCCCCAGATATAGGCATACGGCACTTTCATTATCAATAATCCGATTGTAAAAATAATCGACATACCGATAGTTACCCCGAGCTTAACATTAATAAATCCTCTAAGCTGTTTGTTGATTTGCTCAAGAATTGCCGAGGTTGTTTTACGTTTATCGGCGCCAAATAGCAGTTTTAATTTCTCGATAAATATTTCGTAATCGGACAACATAAAATAAGTAAGGAAGAATAACAGGAATCCGGAAAAGGCAAGAGATGTAACCGAACCGATGCCTTTGAAAAATATTTTTCCCGCGCCGGAGAAATTTGAAGAATCAAAAGCAAAATCCTTTATTTGCGGAAAAAGCCCCGGAAAATCTTCGAGATATGAAATTAGCCAATTTTTTACATTATTGAAGTGCTCCAAAGCGGCTTCCTGATAATTGGGAAGATCGCTGGCAAAATCGACTAATTCGGACAGCACTATTGCTGTAATGAGTGTTCCCACCCCCAGTAGAATTAACATCACTATTAATACTGCCAGAAAATGAGGAACCTTCACCCGTTTTAAAAATGCCACAACCGGCGCCAGTATGTATGCCGCCGCCGCCGCTATTGTCATGGGTATCAGAATAACTGAGGCATAGTAAAAGAAGGCTGCCGCTGCAGATATAGTCAATACTGGCAAGGCTATTGAGCTTAAAGTAATTTCTGAAATATTTTTATTGTTCATAAAACCTTCCTTTTATAACTACGATTTACTAATATTTTCAAAAATCTTTTCAAATTCAGCCTCGTTTAAAACAGCGATGCCAAGCTTAATGGCTTTGTCATATTTACTGCCCGGTTCAACGCCAGCTATAACATAGTCTGTCTTGCTCGATACCGATGATGTTACTCGACCGCCGATTTTCTCTATCATTTTTTTAGCCTCGCTGCGAGCGAATTTATCAAGCGTTCCGGTCAGGACAAATGTTTTTCCATTTAAACTGCCTGCGTTTGAAGACGGTTTTTCTTCCGGAAATACAACGCCATATTTCTTTAGCTTTTTAAGTATCTCCAGATTCCTTTCATCTCTAAAATATGCAATAATTGAATCAGCGACAATCGGACCTATTTCATTGATTTCGGTAAGTTTATCCTTGGTTTGCTTTATCAGGTTAGTAATTGAACCGAACGTATTTGCTAATACCGAGGCTAGATGTTCACCGACATTTCTAATGCCAAGCGCATATATAATATTCTCAAGCGGCCTGCTTTTGGAATTTTCTAAAGCCGCTACAAGATTGGCAAACCATTTTTCGCCGGTGTGTTCAAGTTTTAATATTTCATCTTTATAGTCAGGCATCTTATAAAGCCCGGCAATATCCGCAACTAATTTATTCTTGACGAGCATCTCTGCTGTTTTATATCCAAGCCCATCGATATCCATTGCTTCCCTTGAGGCAAAATGCGAAATCCTCTCTACCAACTGAGCGGAGCAGTAGGGATTAGGACATCGAATGGCAACCTCCCCTTCAATTTTCTCGGTTGATGAACCGCAGGCAGGACATTTTTTAAATATTTCATCAATTTGACTTGCCCCCGTCTCATTAACCCTATTGCCTTTTTGCATGACTTTGACTACTTGCGGTATGACATCACCGGCGCGTTGTATAAGAACAGTATCGCCAATGCCGATATTTTTTCTTTCCAGTTCATTTTTGTTGTGAAGCGAGGCGCGGGAGACTGTTGTGCCGCCAACCCTAACCGGTTTCAAGTAAGCAACAGGCGTTAAAATACCCGTGCGCCCAACTTGAGCTTCTATCTTCTCGATAATAGTAGTCGCCTGAACCGGCGGGAATTTCCAGGCAATCGCCCACCTTGGCGAACGCGATAATTCCCCTATTTCCTGCTGTTGAGATAGGTTATTTACTTTGATAACAATGCCGTCTATATCATAATCAAGGCGAGTGCGAAGTTCGGAAATGCTCTTAAAGTAATTGGCTACATCATCAGGAGTATTTAGAAGCTTCAGGTATTCGCTCACTTGAAAGCCGAGATTTTTAAGATGCAGCATCGATTCATAATGAGTAGTGATGCTCTTTCCCGACATTTCTCCGATACCGTAAGCGAAAAAATGTAATGGCCGAGAAGCGGTTATTTTCGAATCGAGTTGACGGACACTACCGGCGGCGGCGTTGCGGGGATTGGCAAACACATCCTTGCCATTAGCAAGCCGCTTCTTATTCAGCTTCTCAAACGAGGATTTAAACATAATAACTTCTCCCCGAACTTCAAGCTTATCTGGAAAATCATCACCTTTCAATCTTAAAGGGATAGTACTGATTGTTCTGAGGTTAGTGGTTATGTTTTCACCGGTTGTGCCATCGCCGCGAGTAGAACCGGTAATTAATATGCCATTATCATAAACAAGCTCAACCGCTAAGCCATCAAATTTTAAATCAGCGGCAAATTCAATCCGGCCGCTCTTATCGCTTAGAATCTCATTTATCCGACTGGTAAAATCATAGAACTCCTGCTCTGTAGTAACCTTGTTTAGCGACAACATCGGTACTGTATGCCGAACTGTTTTAAATTTCGCCAGCGGCGGCGCGCCAACTCGCTGAGTCGGCGAATCAAGCGCGGCAAGTTCGGGGTATTTTTGCTCAAGGGCAATAAGCTCATCAAACAATTTGTCGTATTCGGCATCAGATATCTCTGGCGTATCGAGCATATAATATCGATAGTTATGATGCTCTATCTGTTCGCGGAGGCGCTTGGCTTTCTGTGTTATTTCCATCGAAACCATAGAACAAACATACAATCATTAATTGAGACTGTCAAAGAGAAGTTGGCATAGCAGGCCAGGAAATTGATAAAGCTGCCGCATTGCTCTTGTTGGCAAGCGCACGTTCTCGTGTGTCCCGCCATCAGGATATGTCCGTGCACCAGGTTTATTGACGGACGGGGACATGTAGGTCAATCACCATCCATAATTGTCGTAAGGAAAAGGGTTCTTGGCGACAAGGAGATAATCATGAGCTGCCTATGCTGTATATTGCCGAGTTTCATTAATACCGGCAGGCAGTTCAGCCTAAGCCGTTATTATGCTGTCGATAAACAATTCAAAAGAGCGTCAAATTGCCAACAATAGCCGTTAAGAAATTATTTATTTAGTCGAATATCTATAAAAATGAATTTATTTTAATCAAAATTATAAAAAGGTATTTACAATGGTTGAAACAGACGCTATAATGCCGCCAGTGAATAAACTGGAATTAAAGAAATCTTCACAGCGGAGGGAAATGTCCTGGTTTAATTTTATGTCGAATGATATCGGTATCGACCTTGGTACAGCTAATACATTGGTCTATGTCAGGGGAGCTAATATTGTTTTAAATGAACCCTCAGTAGTTGCAATAGAGAAAGAAACCGATAAAATTCTGGCTGTGGGCATTGCAGCTAAAGAGATGATAGGTCGAACGCCCGACAGTATTGTCGCAATCAGGCCGCTTAAGGATGGTGTTATTGCTGATTTTGATATTACTGAGCGGATGCTGTCTGATTTTATCAGAAGAGTGATAAAGCATCGTTTTCTTATGAAACCCAAGATTATTATATCAGTGCCATCGGGTATAACCGAGGTTGAAAAAAGAGCGGTGCGCGATTCGGCGGAAAATGCCGGCGCCAGAGAGGTTTTTCTGATCCAGGAGCCTATGGCTGCCGCTATTGGAGTTGGCTTGCCAGTCGATCAGCCATCCGGTTCGATGATCATTGATATCGGCGGAGGAACAGCCGAAATAGCCGTAATTGCCTTAAATGATATCGTTTCGGAAACATCGGTCAGGGTTGCCGGAGATGAACTTGATGAATCAATTATCCTTTACCTTAAGAAAAACTATAGTCTGTTGATAGGTGAAAGGACCGCGGAAGATATCAAAATAAAGTTAGGTTCTGCTTATCCGCTCGATAAAGAGGAATCCATGGAAATTAAAGGGCGCGATTTGGTTGCCGGAGTGCCTAAAACCATGAAAATAACCTCCTCCCAGATTAGAGAGGCAATCGCCGAGCCTGTGGATGTTATTGTGGATGCCGTGCGTTTGGCGCTTGAGCAGACCCCTCCGGAATTGGCCTCAGATATTCTCGAACGGGGCATTATCTTGACTGGCGGCGGCGCCTTAATTCGCGGTTTGGATAAGCGCTTGAGGCAGGAAACAAATCTGCCGGTTATTGTTGCCGATGATCCGTTAACCTGTGTTGTCCGAGGTTCCGGCAAGTGCCTTGAAAATATGCAGCAATATTCTAAGGTATTGCTGAAATCCCGCCACAGTTGATATGCAATAAGTCAAGTTAAGAAAATTTAAATAAAGGCATTTTAATTTAATCGGAAGTATTTATTTTTAATAGGTAATGTTTTTTATTTCATATTTCTTTATTCACTGCAAAATATGGAACAAATTATTATATTGGAATCCTTTTAATAAAGAATTGACTTGACATAGAAAACTAAATATTTATTATTTAGGTCTTTAAATAGCTGTTGGGGGTGTAGCTCAGTGGTAGAGCATCTGCCTTTTAAGCAGGTGGTCGAAGGTTCAATCCCTTCCACCCTCAGTTAATTCTCGATGAGTTGCACGGATTTTTAAATGTTTATTATAGCTTACTATACCGATATTATGCCATAAATTAATCCCGGATAGTCTTACTCAATCCCCTTTTGCGTTAATAAATACCCATAACTCCTCTCAAGAGGAGAAAAATATCTGCGCTAACACGTTAAATGATTATACAATTTAAAAATCCCCCACCAGCGGCGAGAGTATGACATCAAGTATAGCATATTATAAAAACAGCACAGTGATGGACTTTATTACATGGTAAATCAGACACTATCGATTAATACTTCTTTAACTGCTTTACCAAGCTGCTGCATAGTGTAAGGTTTTTTCACATATTTGCCTACCCCGAGCTTCTCCGCATCTTTAACCCGGTCTGTCTCCGCAAAACCGCTGGCGATTATAGCTTTCTGTTCCGGGTGATATTTTAATATCTCTTTATATGTGTCCAACCCATCAAACCCGTCTTCCATTATCATATCCAGTATTACAACATCGGCTTGATTTTCTTTAAGATATTCCACAGCTGATCTGCCCTCAGGAGCAATCTCAACATTATAACCCAAACCGGCAAGCAAAGTCGCGGCTAATTCTCTCTGCTCCTGAATATCA
This window harbors:
- a CDS encoding dockerin type I repeat-containing protein — encoded protein: MRKIYLLIIAAALTTTSASSGADGTIWFGNMDESPLIFRVDSDESIPVWIQTNPDVCAAAVHIPLSTADAFITKRLGGTLYKPFVNDEPPEGFQKGWDMAEIKDASPHQNKEGYTSQGILGFSNLNRKPNLPLNCEKPCLIAEFYVHTAADDSLKGHTYDVLIEGYDIPNKGINLSDTLGIYTFQLETIFSQVYFLFPGDINNDFKIDDSDLKALKTYFEKKIKLPWPELRADCDGNSVIDLDDLHYLENYLNGNGKAPR
- a CDS encoding AI-2E family transporter encodes the protein MNNKNISEITLSSIALPVLTISAAAAFFYYASVILIPMTIAAAAAYILAPVVAFLKRVKVPHFLAVLIVMLILLGVGTLITAIVLSELVDFASDLPNYQEAALEHFNNVKNWLISYLEDFPGLFPQIKDFAFDSSNFSGAGKIFFKGIGSVTSLAFSGFLLFFLTYFMLSDYEIFIEKLKLLFGADKRKTTSAILEQINKQLRGFINVKLGVTIGMSIIFTIGLLIMKVPYAYIWGPLAGVLNLIPYVGAIIGAIPPIAIAGITQGSIGAMIAPALLFVIVQILESNLITPKLTSDSVDLSPLSVLISSIIWGYLWGFIGVILAVPITAAAKVICDNIDILKPIGIMLGGKEI
- the ligA gene encoding NAD-dependent DNA ligase LigA, coding for MEITQKAKRLREQIEHHNYRYYMLDTPEISDAEYDKLFDELIALEQKYPELAALDSPTQRVGAPPLAKFKTVRHTVPMLSLNKVTTEQEFYDFTSRINEILSDKSGRIEFAADLKFDGLAVELVYDNGILITGSTRGDGTTGENITTNLRTISTIPLRLKGDDFPDKLEVRGEVIMFKSSFEKLNKKRLANGKDVFANPRNAAAGSVRQLDSKITASRPLHFFAYGIGEMSGKSITTHYESMLHLKNLGFQVSEYLKLLNTPDDVANYFKSISELRTRLDYDIDGIVIKVNNLSQQQEIGELSRSPRWAIAWKFPPVQATTIIEKIEAQVGRTGILTPVAYLKPVRVGGTTVSRASLHNKNELERKNIGIGDTVLIQRAGDVIPQVVKVMQKGNRVNETGASQIDEIFKKCPACGSSTEKIEGEVAIRCPNPYCSAQLVERISHFASREAMDIDGLGYKTAEMLVKNKLVADIAGLYKMPDYKDEILKLEHTGEKWFANLVAALENSKSRPLENIIYALGIRNVGEHLASVLANTFGSITNLIKQTKDKLTEINEIGPIVADSIIAYFRDERNLEILKKLKKYGVVFPEEKPSSNAGSLNGKTFVLTGTLDKFARSEAKKMIEKIGGRVTSSVSSKTDYVIAGVEPGSKYDKAIKLGIAVLNEAEFEKIFENISKS
- a CDS encoding rod shape-determining protein, encoding MSWFNFMSNDIGIDLGTANTLVYVRGANIVLNEPSVVAIEKETDKILAVGIAAKEMIGRTPDSIVAIRPLKDGVIADFDITERMLSDFIRRVIKHRFLMKPKIIISVPSGITEVEKRAVRDSAENAGAREVFLIQEPMAAAIGVGLPVDQPSGSMIIDIGGGTAEIAVIALNDIVSETSVRVAGDELDESIILYLKKNYSLLIGERTAEDIKIKLGSAYPLDKEESMEIKGRDLVAGVPKTMKITSSQIREAIAEPVDVIVDAVRLALEQTPPELASDILERGIILTGGGALIRGLDKRLRQETNLPVIVADDPLTCVVRGSGKCLENMQQYSKVLLKSRHS